AATGTGACTGGTGAAAGCTATAGATTAAAGCAAAAAAGGGAAGCTGGATTATTAGATATTTCAGTTAAATAATAAGTGTTACGAAGTGGTGCATTTTTGCACTGCGTTTTGGTACATTTTTGGATTGCGCTTGACATTAACGATACAGCTGAGAGATTAGGAGTTCATCCTGATTCACTCAGAGGTTGGATAAAACGCTTAGAGTCTCCAGAAGCAATTGAAAAACACAAGGTTTCTGATGCATCACAAGCGGAGATTAAGAAGCTCCAGAAAGAACTTAAGCGAGTTACCGAAGAGAGGGATATCCTAAAAAAGGCCGCGGTGTACTTTGCAAGCCACACAAACTAAAATATGCTTTTATTCAAGAGCATAGTCAACTTTATACAGTTGGTAGACTGTGTAAAGTTATGCAAGTACACCGAAGCGGATACTATCAATGGTTAAATCAGCCCATTTCAAACAGAGAGCTTGAAAATCAAGAATTACTACTGCACATAAAAGATGCGTTTAAAGCGTCTAGTGGTGTATATGGACATAGAAATATACACAAGGATTTAAAAGAGCTTGGACTCCATGTCAATAAAAAAAGAGTTGCTAGACTGATGCGCGAAGCGAAACTCTATGGAGTAGGCACTTATAAGCGCAAGCCTTACTCTAAGCCTGGTCAAGTTCATAAAGCGCATCCAAATCACCTACATCAGTGCTTCATATCTAGTAAGCCAAATGATACTTGGGTTAGCGATATTACATATATCAGAACGAAAGAGGGATGGATATTCTTAGCAACAGTATTAGATTTATATAGTCGTAAGATTATTGGCTGGGCAACGGGGCATCGTCAAACAACACCATTGATAATTTCAGCACTTAAAATGGCAACCACAAGACTTAAAAAAACTGACGAAGTTATTCTTCACTCTGATCAAGGAAGCCAGTACAGCTCTTATGAGTACAAAAGATTTGCTGTAAAATATAATATTACTCTTAGTATGAGTAGACGAGGCAATTGCTATGATAATGCTGTCGCAGAAAGCTTCTTTAAAACTCTAAAAAAAGAGCTAGTCAGAAAACAGATATTTTTAACAAGAGATATAGCAGCCTCAAAGATATTTGAATATATAGAGATGTTCTACAATTCAAAAAGAAGACATAGTTATCTGGATTATATTTCGCCTAATGAGTTTGAAAAAAGGTATAATTTAAAGTCTTTAAATAAATAGGTTTTTACTGGATTGGTAATTGTCTAGTTTATAGGGGACATTCCATATCGCTAGTTTTAGGCTTTATATGGCTAAAATCGTTGCAATTATTTTTATGGTAGAATTTAGGCAAAAAAATTGCCTAAATTAAGTTGAAATTAGAAAATTATGTGTTGTGGGGTTTGATTATTTCACAGTCTCACTGATTTGTTAGTCTTTCTTCTCAAGATTAAATGGAGGCAATTCACTTTGGTCTTGATACAAACTTTCCAATTCTATTAACTCAGGCAAAAAACTTTTATCACCAGTATTGAATGCTAAAATATTTGGAATTTCAATTTCACCTATAAATAGTTCTCTTTGCGGAACTAAAATATATCCCCAGCCATAAGGATACTTTTTAATTAATTCATGTTCATATTTATCAAGTTCGTTTGTAATGACTGTTAGAATTGGATATTGATTTTCTCCATACAAATTGCCATAAAAAACCAATGTATTACTTACTGGAATAAAAAATAATCCATGACAACCTTTGAAGTTCAAAAACTTCATAAATTTTTCAAGGTCATTCTTTCCTTTGGAAAAAAATGACATCATTTTTGGTTGTAATTCTATTAGTTTTTTATGATCTTTATTCCAAAAAATATCTCTGTAAAAATTTGCTTCATTAGATGTAGAAAATTGCTTTCCAAATAAAGAATATCCTAATCCAAGAGATAATTTTGCTTGAAACCTAACATTGAAGTCAATATTTATTGGCATAGTATGTTTTTGTATATCTTTAGATTGATGAATAGTAAAAAGTTCTTTTTTTATGTTTTGTTGTTCATTTGATAGACTTTCTGATGATTGATTTGGAAGTATATAATTAACAGAAATTTTTTTTGATTTTTTAAATTGCTTAATAAAAGAATTTAAAAGTAGTTCTATCCAAAATGGATTATCTGTCAAACCAACTAAATATACCTCTCCTGCATTTTTCCCTTTTCTTTTTCGAGGATCTCCACCTGCAATTGTTTGAAAACTCTCTGTAGAGTTATTGTGAAAATGGTAAATCATACTGCCACCACACCAAAGCCACTTTTCACAATATTTATAATTCGGATGCTTTATATACTCAACAAAACCCATATAGCTAAAAGGTATTATTGGTTTTTTTTCAAAGTCGTAATATCCTAGATAATCTGAAAAAGCAGGTAATGTAGTAGAAAAAAAGTTTTTTACAAAAGAACTATCAACATATAGTCCAGATAAACTATTACATCTTTGGCATACTAGTCTAGTCTTGAAAATATTATTTGCAAACGCGCCCCCTAAACTATCAGGAAAAATATGTTCAAGAGAAAATTCATCTGTATTTTTTTCTTGATTACAATAAATACACGTATGATCTTGCAATTACATTCCCTATATCTTTTTTTTACTAACTATTTATTCATACCCATTATAGTGAAGGCAACCTTAAGTAATATCCTTAAAGAAAAAATGTCCTTTTAAAAATATAATTGCTCTTATTGGAACATATATAAGTATTATTTATTGTATATCCGTTAAAAGAACATAAATGAGCTTAAATTATGGAGTCAGCTATGGAAGCTAAAAAGAAATTACTAGATATTGTTCGTGAGAAAATTCGCCTTAAACACTATAGTTATTCTACTGAAAAAAATTATGTTCATTGGATTAAGCACTATATTTTTTTTAGATACACCCCTGAGATTCACTCTTAGGGGTATAGAGACATCTTTACACAAAATAAAGAGGAATTAGAGTAGAATCGTAAATACAAAATTTATAAAAGGGGTAGAAAATGTACACAACAACAAAAATTGCAGAAGTACTTAAAAATAAAAAACTACCTTACAACATAAAAAACTTTATACTCTTTGGTTCTGTTGCATCCCAAACAAATACAGATAAAAGTGATATAGATATAGCATATATAGAAAATGAAAACTCAAGATTAAATTTTGAAAACTATTTAAAACTTGAAAATGAACTTGAAACTATATTTCAAACTAAGGTTGATCTAATAAATTATAAAAAATTCAACCCACTTATCAAGCTCCATTCTCAAAAGGATTTCATCTATGTTTGATAGTAAAAACACCTTGTATGTACTGACTATACTTGAAGCTATAGAGAAAATTTTTATATATTCATCAGGGTTTAAAGATGAAGAGACATTTTACTTTGCAAATAAGAAACTAAACTTTAATGCTACAGTCAACTTGCTCATAGCAATAGGCGAAGAAAATAAAAAGATTGATGACAAACTGAAAAGTTCAAATAAATTAAATTGGAAAAACATATCTGCAATGAGAGATAAAATATCACACAATTACCGTGGTGTTGATGAGTCTATGGTGTGGGAAATCATCATAGATTATCTTCCTGTATTAAAACAGTTGCTTATAGAGATGCTACCAAAGATAAAAGATAGTACAGCTTATATAAAAGAAGCGTTAAAAACTCCCTATTATGAAGAGCTTTACTATTTACAAATAGAAAAATGATGAACAATCTTAAGATAGATCACGAAGGCGATATTTGTATCTATATATCTATAGTATCTAATATAAGGGACAATGATGCGAAATGAGATTATTTTTTATCTAAATGGTGAAAAACATCTAGTTAGCGGCGAAAAGGTATATTGGCCCTTATCACGATATATAAGGGAGTGTGCAGGAAAAACAGGAACAAAAGTAGTCTGTGCTGAGGGTGATTGTGGTGCTTGTACAGTGCTAATCTCTAATCACTCTACTGATGATTTTTACTCTATAAACTCATGTATAAGCCCAATCTTTACAAATGATGCAAAGCATATTGTGACTATTGAAGGTCTCTCTCTGCTTCAAGAGGGTTCTAACACAATATCTAAAGCTTTAGCTCATGGAAATGCTGCTCAATGTGGTTTCTGCTCACCAGGGTTTGTAATGTCCCTAGCAGACCTTTTTGAACATAACAAAAAGGTTGATGAGCAGATGATTAAAGACTATACTACTGGTAATTTATGCCGTTGTACAGGTTATGTTGATATTATAAAATCCGCTCTTTGTGTAGATACTTCAAAGTATAAATCTGTAAAAGATTTTTTCCTCACACCAAAGCATATTGCAGAGCTTAGTGCTTTAGCACAAGAATCTCTATGTTTAAATTTTAACGCGAGAACAGTTGTAATCGTGACAAGTTTAGAAGAACTATATAGCTATCGTAAAAAATTTCCACAAGCCAAACTAATTGCATCAGCAACAGACCTAGGTGTCTTGATGAATAAAGGCATCTCCAAAGAGCAAGAGTTTATCTTTATTGGGAAAATCGCTTCGCTAAACACTTTAAATGCCCAGGATGATTATATAAATATAGGCTCAAACAAGACACTCACAGATGTACAAAAAGGTTTAGAAGAGTTTTATCCTGAATTTTCAAAATTTTTAGATGAATTTGCTTCGCCTCAAATCAAAAACAGAGCTACTCTTGTTGGTAATATTGCAAATGGCTCACCTATTGGAGATACTCTGCCTTTTCTTGTTAGCATTGAAGCTATCTTGGTTATTTCAAGCATTAGAGGAACTAGAGAGCTTCCTATAGATAAATTTTACAAGGCTTATAAAGATTTTGATCTCTTAAGTGATGAAATCATCACTGCTGTAAAAATTCCTAAACCAAAAGATGGAACTGTTTTAAAACTCTATAAAGTAGCAAATAGAACCCATCTTGATATCGCAACTCTTAGCGCGGCTTTTTATATTAAGATAGATAAATCAAGCCTTATAGAACACCTTCGCATCGCTTATGGTGGTGTAGCAGAGACTGTACTTCGCCTAGAAGAGATAGAAAAAAAGTATCTTGATTGTAGCTTTACTTTAGAGACTTTTGAGATGATAGGAAAAGATATTTCAGACTCCATAAAACCACTAACAGATGTTAGAGCAAGTGCAGAGTTTCGCAAATCAGTAGCACGCAATCTTTTAAGCCGTCTCTACTATGATTTAGGAGGTCTTTAATGAGTAGTGTGAATCATGACAATGCCAAAGGACATCTAGATGGCACAACGGAGTTTATAGAAGATAGAGTTATGATGAAAAATGAAGTCTATGTCTCTTATATCGCTTCGCCTTACGCTAAAGCTAAAATATTAGAGCGTGACTATAGAGATGCAAAAGAGATAGAGGGTGTTTTAGGCATTTGGGATTATAGAGATCTTAGTGGAAATCTCTGGGGAAATATCGATGCTGATCAACCTATCTTGGCAGAGGCGATTACGCACTATGTTGGGGAACCTATTGCAATTATAGCCGCTACGACTGTAGAAGCCTTAGAGAGCGTGAGGAAATTGACACTTATAACTTTTGAAGAACTCCCCTCAGTGCTAAACCTTGATGAGGCAATAGAAGAAAAAGATTACTTTGGTGATGTGCAAGTGATAAAGCGTGGAGATTTTGAGAGTGCTTATAAGAGTGCGCCATTAAGACTTAGTGGAGAGTATGAAAATAAAGCTCAAGAACATTTTTATCTTGAATCACAAGCGGCTATTGCTTACCCTGTTGATAATGATGAAATTGATATTCTTAGTTCATCACAAAACCCAACAGAGGTTCAGTATATCGTTGCAAAATGCCTAGGTTTAAAACTCAGACAAGTAACTTCTAAAGTCAAGAGAATGGGAGGTGCTTTTGGTGGAAAAGAGACACAATCTGTTCCTTTTGCTGTTATGGCTGCCTTTGTTGCTTTTAAACTAAAGCGTCCTGCTCGGATTATCCTTAGTAAAGTGGATGATATGATTGTAACAGGTAAGCGACACCCTTTTAAAGGCTTTTATAGGGTTGGTTTTAATGCAGAGGGCATAGTGCTAGGGCTTGAGACAAAGTTGTTTGCTGATGGTGGTGCATACACAGACATCTCTCCATCTGTAGTTCAAAGAGCAATCCTACATAGTGATAATGCATACTATGTAAAAAACTGGAGTATTAGCGGAGTAGCTTGCAGAACAAACCATCATCCTCATACTGCCTTTCGTGGCTTTGGTGCTCCTCAAGGGATAGCTTTAGTTGAGCAGGTTTTTGATGATATCGCTTACCATCTTAAGATGGATCCTTTGAGTGTAAGAGAGAGAAATCTATATGCCATTGATAGAAACAATACTGCACCTTATGGTCAAAAGATTACACAAAACACCCTGCCTCAAATAGTAGAAAAACTTGTAAACTCAAGTAACTACAAACAAAGACGAGAGGCCATTGAGGCCTTTAACAGAGAGTCTAAAACTACTATCAAAGGTATTGGACTTACTCCCGTGAAATTTGGTATATCTTTTACTTCGAGATTTTTAAACCAAGCCAATGCTCTAGTAAATATATTTCCAGATGCAAGTGTTCAAATCTCAACAGGTGCAACAGAGATGGGGCAAGGTGTTAACACTAAAATAGCACAAGTTGTTGCACAGACTCTAGGCGTAGATGTTTCTATGTGTAAGGTAATGATTACCTCCACAGAGAAAAATCACAATACCTCGCCAACAGCCGCTTCAAGTGGAACTGATCTAAATGCAATGGCGGCAAATTTAGCTGCAATGAAGATAAAAAATCGCCTTTTAAACTTGGCAGCTCAACTATTTTTAAATGAGGGGCATGATGCTCACTTTGAATATAGTGTGAGTGAAGCCATTGAGACAAGTCACATATATATCGAAAATGGAGTTGTAATAAACAGAGAAACAAATCAAAAAATGGCTCTTAGAGAGCTTTTAGATATTGCATATAAAAATAGAATATCGATGGGAGATTATGCTTTTTATAAAACCCCAAATCTCAGTTTTGATGTTAAAAAAGGAGAGGGAAAACCTTTTGCCTACTATACAAACTGTGCGGCTGTTAGCGAGGTTACAATAGACCGCTTTAGCGGAAAAACAAGCGTTGATAGAGTTGAGATACTAATGGATTTAGGACGCTCTATAAATGAAGGTATAGATAGAGGTCAAATCGCAGGTGCTTTTGTTCAGTGTATGGGTTGGGTAACAAATGAAAATCTCGTTTATTCTGATAAAGGGGCTCTGCTTTCACACTCTCCTACAACTTATAAAATTCCTAATATTCAAGATATTCCATCAGATTTTATAATCAATTTTCTTGATAACCCTTATGAAGTAGACAATATAAGAGGTTCAAAAACCGTAGCTGAACCACCATTTATTCTTGGTCTGTCTATCTTCTCAGCCATTCGTCATGCACTCTCATCAAAGGGATTTAAGGGCAATATAAAAATTCCAGCTACAGCTGAGAATATTTTAATGAAACTGGAATCCCTCAGGTAATGAATCTATATAAAAAAATTAAAAAACTAGGGCGTGATACTAGTTATGTCTTGGTCACTATCGTAGATGCACAGCGAAGTGTTCCTCAAGAGATTGGTGCAAAAATGTTAGTGACACAAGAGTGTATAGATACTCCACTCTATGGAACCATCGGTGGGGGAAAAATTGAAAAAGAGTCTCTGCACTATGCACTATCACTTTTAGAAGATAGGAATGCAACAAGTCATTTAAAGCATTTTTGCTTAACTAAAGATTTGGACATGGTGTGTGGCGGTGAAATGACAATATTTTTTGAAATTTCTAGAGTTAAAAAATGGAATATTGCTATTTTTGGGGCAGGGCATATTGCTCAAAAGCTTATTCGTATACTCAAAACTCTTGATTGTCATATATACTCTTTAGATTTACGCAAAGAGTGGCTTAAAAAACTTCCTAAATCAAAAAATATTATGACAGGCTCATTTGAACATCTTTTACCACAAGATTGTTTTTGCCTTATCATGACACACTCTCATGATTTAGATTTTTCTATAGCACAAAAGTTACTAAAGAGTAGCCAAGACATTCCTTAT
The sequence above is a segment of the Sulfurimonas hongkongensis genome. Coding sequences within it:
- a CDS encoding transposase, whose translation is MVHFWIALDINDTAERLGVHPDSLRGWIKRLESPEAIEKHKVSDASQAEIKKLQKELKRVTEERDILKKAAVYFASHTN
- a CDS encoding nucleotidyltransferase family protein — protein: MYTTTKIAEVLKNKKLPYNIKNFILFGSVASQTNTDKSDIDIAYIENENSRLNFENYLKLENELETIFQTKVDLINYKKFNPLIKLHSQKDFIYV
- a CDS encoding phage integrase N-terminal SAM-like domain-containing protein is translated as MEAKKKLLDIVREKIRLKHYSYSTEKNYVHWIKHYIFFRYTPEIHS
- a CDS encoding IS3 family transposase, which gives rise to MQEHSQLYTVGRLCKVMQVHRSGYYQWLNQPISNRELENQELLLHIKDAFKASSGVYGHRNIHKDLKELGLHVNKKRVARLMREAKLYGVGTYKRKPYSKPGQVHKAHPNHLHQCFISSKPNDTWVSDITYIRTKEGWIFLATVLDLYSRKIIGWATGHRQTTPLIISALKMATTRLKKTDEVILHSDQGSQYSSYEYKRFAVKYNITLSMSRRGNCYDNAVAESFFKTLKKELVRKQIFLTRDIAASKIFEYIEMFYNSKRRHSYLDYISPNEFEKRYNLKSLNK
- the xdhC gene encoding xanthine dehydrogenase accessory protein XdhC; this translates as MNLYKKIKKLGRDTSYVLVTIVDAQRSVPQEIGAKMLVTQECIDTPLYGTIGGGKIEKESLHYALSLLEDRNATSHLKHFCLTKDLDMVCGGEMTIFFEISRVKKWNIAIFGAGHIAQKLIRILKTLDCHIYSLDLRKEWLKKLPKSKNIMTGSFEHLLPQDCFCLIMTHSHDLDFSIAQKLLKSSQDIPYLGVIGSSSKAKSMKHRLKESGVSQEDISKIYSPVGLDIGNNTPEEIAISISAQLLEVRDSMSNTKL
- a CDS encoding xanthine dehydrogenase molybdopterin binding subunit, whose amino-acid sequence is MSSVNHDNAKGHLDGTTEFIEDRVMMKNEVYVSYIASPYAKAKILERDYRDAKEIEGVLGIWDYRDLSGNLWGNIDADQPILAEAITHYVGEPIAIIAATTVEALESVRKLTLITFEELPSVLNLDEAIEEKDYFGDVQVIKRGDFESAYKSAPLRLSGEYENKAQEHFYLESQAAIAYPVDNDEIDILSSSQNPTEVQYIVAKCLGLKLRQVTSKVKRMGGAFGGKETQSVPFAVMAAFVAFKLKRPARIILSKVDDMIVTGKRHPFKGFYRVGFNAEGIVLGLETKLFADGGAYTDISPSVVQRAILHSDNAYYVKNWSISGVACRTNHHPHTAFRGFGAPQGIALVEQVFDDIAYHLKMDPLSVRERNLYAIDRNNTAPYGQKITQNTLPQIVEKLVNSSNYKQRREAIEAFNRESKTTIKGIGLTPVKFGISFTSRFLNQANALVNIFPDASVQISTGATEMGQGVNTKIAQVVAQTLGVDVSMCKVMITSTEKNHNTSPTAASSGTDLNAMAANLAAMKIKNRLLNLAAQLFLNEGHDAHFEYSVSEAIETSHIYIENGVVINRETNQKMALRELLDIAYKNRISMGDYAFYKTPNLSFDVKKGEGKPFAYYTNCAAVSEVTIDRFSGKTSVDRVEILMDLGRSINEGIDRGQIAGAFVQCMGWVTNENLVYSDKGALLSHSPTTYKIPNIQDIPSDFIINFLDNPYEVDNIRGSKTVAEPPFILGLSIFSAIRHALSSKGFKGNIKIPATAENILMKLESLR
- a CDS encoding HepT-like ribonuclease domain-containing protein, coding for MFDSKNTLYVLTILEAIEKIFIYSSGFKDEETFYFANKKLNFNATVNLLIAIGEENKKIDDKLKSSNKLNWKNISAMRDKISHNYRGVDESMVWEIIIDYLPVLKQLLIEMLPKIKDSTAYIKEALKTPYYEELYYLQIEK
- a CDS encoding HNH endonuclease; the encoded protein is MQDHTCIYCNQEKNTDEFSLEHIFPDSLGGAFANNIFKTRLVCQRCNSLSGLYVDSSFVKNFFSTTLPAFSDYLGYYDFEKKPIIPFSYMGFVEYIKHPNYKYCEKWLWCGGSMIYHFHNNSTESFQTIAGGDPRKRKGKNAGEVYLVGLTDNPFWIELLLNSFIKQFKKSKKISVNYILPNQSSESLSNEQQNIKKELFTIHQSKDIQKHTMPINIDFNVRFQAKLSLGLGYSLFGKQFSTSNEANFYRDIFWNKDHKKLIELQPKMMSFFSKGKNDLEKFMKFLNFKGCHGLFFIPVSNTLVFYGNLYGENQYPILTVITNELDKYEHELIKKYPYGWGYILVPQRELFIGEIEIPNILAFNTGDKSFLPELIELESLYQDQSELPPFNLEKKD
- a CDS encoding FAD binding domain-containing protein, whose product is MRNEIIFYLNGEKHLVSGEKVYWPLSRYIRECAGKTGTKVVCAEGDCGACTVLISNHSTDDFYSINSCISPIFTNDAKHIVTIEGLSLLQEGSNTISKALAHGNAAQCGFCSPGFVMSLADLFEHNKKVDEQMIKDYTTGNLCRCTGYVDIIKSALCVDTSKYKSVKDFFLTPKHIAELSALAQESLCLNFNARTVVIVTSLEELYSYRKKFPQAKLIASATDLGVLMNKGISKEQEFIFIGKIASLNTLNAQDDYINIGSNKTLTDVQKGLEEFYPEFSKFLDEFASPQIKNRATLVGNIANGSPIGDTLPFLVSIEAILVISSIRGTRELPIDKFYKAYKDFDLLSDEIITAVKIPKPKDGTVLKLYKVANRTHLDIATLSAAFYIKIDKSSLIEHLRIAYGGVAETVLRLEEIEKKYLDCSFTLETFEMIGKDISDSIKPLTDVRASAEFRKSVARNLLSRLYYDLGGL